In one Deltaproteobacteria bacterium genomic region, the following are encoded:
- a CDS encoding type II secretion system protein GspG produces the protein MIDTLRSRDRGPAADSGLGRRETILALAGIAVLAAALIPLFSGYVRDSQAVRARNEGKAIADAVTAAYKDLGRWPNRLDNTSSYGGLYTGAVPPTDAFLRIAAGWARAGDAWSRLDTHLLRNGHGYPDAGENRWKGPYAARLPTDPWGRPYVINSLYFTLPSDPPIPVWVLSAGPNGILETNIDSNVTSPGGDDIGVRIR, from the coding sequence ATGATCGATACTCTCCGGAGCCGGGATCGCGGGCCGGCCGCCGATAGCGGGCTTGGCCGCAGGGAAACGATCCTGGCTCTCGCCGGCATCGCCGTCCTTGCGGCGGCCCTGATACCCCTGTTCTCCGGGTACGTCCGTGACTCCCAGGCGGTCCGGGCGCGGAACGAGGGGAAGGCGATCGCCGACGCCGTGACCGCCGCCTACAAGGACCTGGGGCGCTGGCCCAATCGGCTGGACAACACATCGAGTTACGGCGGCCTCTACACGGGGGCGGTGCCTCCGACGGACGCCTTCCTGCGTATCGCGGCCGGCTGGGCCCGGGCCGGCGATGCCTGGAGCCGGCTGGACACGCACCTGCTCCGGAACGGGCACGGGTACCCGGACGCGGGAGAAAATCGTTGGAAAGGGCCGTACGCAGCCCGGCTCCCGACGGACCCTTGGGGAAGACCGTACGTCATAAACTCGCTGTACTTCACGCTTCCGTCCGATCCGCCGATCCCCGTCTGGGTCCTGTCGGCAGGGCCGAACGGGATACTGGAGACGAACATCGATTCAAACGTGACCTCTCCCGGTGGAGACGACATCGGAGTCCGGATCAGGTAG